CGAGGTGCAGGCGCCGCGGCTGCTCGACCCGCGCACGGTCCTGGACGCGATGACCGTCGCGTATCCCGGTCTGACCGGCATCCTGCCCGGCTACGGGCATCAGCGGCCCAACGACTGGGGGCTCGGCTTCGAGATCCGCGACGGCAAGTCCCCGCACTGGACGGGCGCCCAGTCCTCGCCGCGTACCTTCGGGCACTTCGGGCAGTCCGGCACGTTCCTGTGGATCGACCCGGACGCGCGTGCCGCGTGCGTGGCGCTGACCGACCGCCCCTTCGGGGCGTGGGCGGTGGAGGCGTGGCCGCCGTTCACCGACGCGGTCCTCGCCGATCTGCGTTCCGCCTGAGCCGCGGCTACATGTCGCAGCGGGCGGTGGGCAGGGTGCCGTCCGGGCCGCTGAGCGACACGTCGACCAGGCCGGCGGGGTGTTCCGCGTAGGCGGTCGTGCAGACCAGCTGGCGGACGCCCGTCTCCGACAGCCGTTTGACGGGGAAGGGCGTCCGGATCCAGATCAGCCGGCGCGCCGGGGTCCCCGACGAGGCGTTCCCCTCCGAGGCCTGCAGCATGGTCGGGGTCTTCCGCAGACTGCCGGGCAGGGCGGTGGTGATGCCGGCCGCGGCCTCGTTCGGCCTGGGTCCGGCGAGGAGCATGGCGAGGATCTTGTCGGTGACGATCCCGCCGCGGCTCAGGTCCTCCCGGGACATCTCGTAGTCCGGACCGAACACCTCCGAGGGGGTGCCCTCTCCCGAGCCCTCCGAGGAGGTCCCCGGGTACGACCGGCCGAGATCGCGGGCCACCGGCATCGACCGGCCGTCGGGGCCGACGAAGTAGAGCACGATCCGGTCGACGGGGATCGGCTGGACATGGACCGTCGCCGCCCCGCCCGCCTCGACGACGTCGCTCTTCCGTATGCCGCAGCCGGCCAGCGCGACCGGCGCCAGCAGGGCGAGCAGGGCGGCGGCCGCGGTACGGCGCCGCGCGGCTCCGCCCGTCCGGCGACGGGATGTGACGGTGGCCCGGCCGCCGTTCACAGCGGCATCCGCACCGTGAAGACCGCCCCGCCGTCGGGGTCGTTGGCGGCCGTGACGGTGCCTCCGTGGAGCCGTACGTTCTCCAGGGTGATCGCGAGCCCGAGGCCGCTGCCCGCCGAACGGGTACGGGCCTGGTCCGCCTTGTAGAAGCGGTCGAACACATGCGGCAGGACGTCCGGGTGGATGCCGGGACCCCGGTCGGCGACCTCCGTCACCAGCCGGTCCTCCTCCGCCCACAGCCGGACCGTCACCGGCGCCCCGCCGTGCCGCAGAGCGTTCCCCACGAGGTTGGCGACGACGACGTCGAAGCGGCGCGGGTCGAGCCGGGCCCTGATCCCCTCCGCGAGGTACGGGACCACCTGCGCCGGATCGGTCCAGTGCCGGTGCTGGAGGGTCTTGCGGACGCAGTCGGCGGCGTCCACCTCGTCGGTGTGCAGCTCGGCGGCGCGGGCGTCGAAGCGGGAGATCTCCATGAGGTCTTCGACGAGCACGGCGAGCTTGCCGGTTTCGGCACTGATCAGGCGGACGGCGCGGGCGGTGTCGCTGTCGAGGCTCCCGGCGTCCTCGTCGAGGACCTCGGTGACGGCGAGCATCCCGGCGAGCGGGGTACGGAGTTCGTGCGAGACGTCGGAGGCGAAGCGGCGGGCGCGGGCCTCGGCGTTGCGGAGTTCCGCGACGGAACGTTCCAGCTCGGCGGCGGACTCGTTGAACGTCCGCGCGAGGTCGGCGAGTTCGTCGCTGCCCTCGGCGTGGATACGGGTGTCGAGCCGGCCTCGGCCCATGCTGTGGGCCGCGTGGCGGAGCTCCCGTACGGGCCGCAGCACGCCGCGCGCGGCGATCAGGGCGGGGATCAGGGCGATGGCGAGCGCGGGCAGGGCGCCGTCGCGCGCGGCCGTGACCATCGCCTCGATGTTCGCCTCCTCCTCGTCGAGTTCCATGACGGCATAGAACACGAGACCGGTGCGCTGCGGCGGGCCCTCGGCCGAACGGGCCAGGAAGACGGCGGGAACGGCGATCGTCAGGTACGGCGTGCCGTTCTTGACCACCCGCTGGAAGCTGCCGTGCGGGACGGCCTCGTCGTCGGCGGCGCGGGCCCGCAGCTCCGGCGTGATGACGGACGAGGAGGGCCGGTCGGTGGAGGAGACCCGGAGGGTGCCGTACTCGGCGTAGACCCGCCAGGTGCGGGGCTTGCCCTGGCGGGCGATCTGCATGAGCGAGTCCCGCAGCATGGCGGGTTCGACGGGCAGGCTGACGCCGAGGCCTTCGACCTGCTCGCGGAAGGCGGAGACGGCGGTGTCCTGGGTCTGTTCCAGGATGGCGTTGCGGGCGGCGCGGTAGGTGAGGGCGGCGGTGGTGCCGCAGCCGACCATGGCGACGAGCAGGAAGGCGAGGACGAGCCGGGTGCGGAGCCCGAAGGGGTGCGGCCGCAGGCGGGGGCTCCGGCCCCCGCTCCGGGACGCGCGCCCCCGCCGGGACGTCCCGTGACCGTCGTGGTCGGCGCGTCCCCCGTGTCCACCCTGACCGTCGTGCCCCCCGTGTCCCCCGTACCCTCCGTGTCCCTCGTGCCCGGTGTCCTCGTCCGGGGTGACGCAGGCCTTCACAACGGCCCGAGCGGACCGAAGCGGTAGCCGAAGCCGCGCAGGGTCTGGATGTAGCGGGGTTCCCCCGGGGTGTCCTCGATCTTGTTCCGCAGTCGGCGGACGCAGGCGTCGACCAGCCGGGCGTCCCCGTGGTAGCTGTGCTCCCAGACGTGTTCGAGGAGCTGCTGCCGGCTGAACACCTGCTCGGGCGCGGCCGTGAGATGGAGCAGCAGTTTCAGCTCGGAGGGTGCGAGGGCGATCCGCTCGCCGGCCTTGGCGACGGTGAGACCGGCCCGGTCGACGGCCAGGTCCCCGTGGAACTCGACGGCGGCCCGGCCGCCGGCCGGCTCCTCGATACGGCGCAGGACGGCCCGGATCCGCGCCTCGATGACCTCGGTACGGGCGGGCTTGACGATGTAGTCGTCGGCGCCGGCCTCCAGACCGATGACGACGTCGAAGTCGTCCCCGCGGGCGGTCAGCATGATGATCGGCAGCTGGCTGCTCTCGCGGACCCGGCGGCAGACCTGGACGCCGTTGATGCCCGGCAGCATGAGGTCGAGCAGCAGCAGATCCGGCCGGAACTCCGCGAGCGCGTCGAGCCCGGCCTCCCCGGTGGCGGCGGTGCGCACCTCGTGCCCGCGGCGGCGGAGCCCGAGCTCGACGCCTTCACGGACGGAGGGGTCGTCTTCTATCAGGAGCACGCGGGGCATCTGTGAAGTATCCAAGGTCGAAGGGTCCCTCCAGCCGGAGGGGGATGGCTCAGGTGCGGTGGGCGAGGCCGCGCAGCCGGCCGCCGGCGGCCGACACGAGGGCCTGGACCTCGGTGAGCCGCAGGGGCCCGGCGAGGACGGCGAAGACCGTGAGGACGGTCAGCGCCCCGGCGATCCCCGAGGGCAGGGCGCCGGCCGGCCCGGTGAGGTCGGCGATCAGGAGTCCGTAGCCCGCGGCGGGCACGGCGGCGGCCAGCAGCCGCGCGAGCGCGGGGACGGAGCCGCCGGAGGCGGGACCGCCCGCTCCCCCCGACGCCGGGGCGCTCCCCTTGAGCCGCCTCCTCAGCACGTACGCCGTGAGGCCCCAGCCCGCCCAGAGTGCGAGCGAGTAGCCGGCGGCCATGCCGGTGACGGCCCACCGGGTGGGCAGGTGGTGGTACGCGGCGAACGACAGCCCCGCGTTGAGCCCGGCGATCACCAGGTTGAGCAGGAACGGGGTGCGGGTGTCCCGCAGCGCGTAGAAGGCGCGGTTGCAGACGTACTGCCCGGAGAGGGCGACGAGTCCGGGCGCGAAGGCCATCAGGATCCAGGACATCGCGCGGATGTCGTCGTCGCTGGTCGCCCCGTACCGGAAGACGACCGTCATCAGCGGGACGGCGAGCGCGAGGAGGGCGCAGGCCGCCGGGACGACCGCGGCCTGGCTGGTCCGCAGGGCGTACGAGACGTCCCGGCGGACCCCCGCGAGGTCGCCGTCGGCGGCAGCGGCGCTCATCCGGGGCAGCAGCGCGGTGACGAGGGAGACCGTGATGATGCCGTGCGGGACGGACCACAGCAGATAGGCGTTGTTGTACGCGGCGAGACCGCCGCCGCTGACGGTGCCGCCGGCCGAGGTGGCGAGCAGGGTGGTCACCCAGTACGCGCCTTGGTTGGTGAGGACCAGCAGGACCAGCCAGCCCGCCGAGCGCAGCGGGGTGGCGAGGCCGCTGCCGCGCCAGTCGAAGCGGGGCCGCCAGCGGAAGCGGGCGGCGCGCAGCGAGGGCACGAGGGCGAGGGCCTGGAGCACGATGCCGGCGGTGGTGCCCCAGCCGAGCAGCGCGGTCTCCCCGGGGGTGAGGGAGCCACCGTCGCCGACCACGAGGAACAGGGCGAAGACGGAGACGACGACCACGTTGTTGAGGACGGGCGTCCACATCATGGCGCCGAAGCGGCCCCGCGCGTTGAGGACCTGCCCGAGCAGGGTGAACAGGCCGAGGAAGAAGATCTGCGGCAGGCACGCGCGCGCGAAGGCGAGGGTCGTCTCCCGCTGCTCGCCGGTGTAGTCGGTGTACGTGTCGACGATCAGGGGCGCGGCGAGGACCGCGCCGGCCGTGAGGGCGACGAGGGCGAGCGCGCAGAGGGTGAGCAGCCGGTCCGTGTAGGCGACTCCGCCGTCCTCGTGCTCCTTGGCGGCCTTGACCAGCTCGGGGACGAAGACGGCGTTGAGGGCGCCGCCGAGCAGGAGCGTGTAGATGATGGTGGGGACGGTGTTGCCGACCGCGTAGCCGTCGGCGACGGCGGCCGCACCGAGCGCCGCGGCGACGACGGCGGCGCGGACGAAGCCGGTGGCCCGGGAGACGAGCGAGCCGGCGGCCATGACCGCGCCGCTGCGCAGCGCGGACGGCTTGGCCTTCGCCCGGCCCCTGCCGGGCCTCTCCGCGGTGAGCGTGGCCGTCATCGGCGGGCCATGTACGCCTGGAAGGCGCGGAACAGCGCGTGGTTGGTCGTGCCCTGCATCGGTGTCTCCCACTCCCCCAGCGTCTCGACGACCTGTCCGCCCGTGCCGAGCTTCCAGCGGAGCAGTCCGTGGGCACGGTCGCCCGGGTCGAGGGTGGAGGGTACCCCGCGCAGGTCGTAGACGGCGGCGCCGAGGGCGTGGGCGTCGAGCATCATGCGCCACTGGAGGGCGTTGGAGGGGCGGACCTCGCGACGGTGGTCGGCGGAGGCCCCGGTCTGGTACCAGACGCGTCCGCCCACGGCGACCATGGTGTGGGCGGCGAGGATCTCGCCCTCGTGGCGGGCCAGGTAGAGCTTCATCCGGCCGGGGTGCTCGGCGTTGAGGACGGCGTACTGGCGCTCGTAGTAGGCGAGGGAGCGGCCGAGCCGGAAGCCGTCGCGCTCCTCGGTGATGCGGAGCAGCCGGTAGAACTCGGGGAGGTCGGCGGCGGATCCGACGGTGATCTCGACCCCGGACTTGCGGGCCTTGCGGACGTTGCGCCGCCATTCCTGGTTGAGGCCGGTCCACAGGTCGTCGGGGGTGCGGCCGGTGAGCGGCACCTGGAAGACGTGCCGGGGCTGGGCGTCGGCGCCGTCCTCCGACTCCCCGCCGCAGCGGCGCCAGCCCCGTGCGCGGAGGCGTTCGGAGACGGCGGTCCCCAGCGGGTCGACCTCGTCGGCGAGGACGTCGGAGAGCCGGCGGCCGGGGCCGGCGGCGGCCTTGACGGTGGCGGCGTTCCACCGCCGGTAGGCGGGCCCTGGGCCGATGCGTACGGCGAAGGCGCCGCAGGAGCGGAGGTGGCCGAGGAGCGGGGAGAGCCAGCTGTCGATGTCGGGGTCGGCCCAGTCGGCGACGGGGCCTTCGGGCAGGTAGGCGAAGTACTTGCGGGTGCCGGGGAACGGCCGCAGGAGGACGAGGGCGACGCCGGTCAGTTCACCGGACTCCGTTCCCCAGCCGACCAGTTGGTGCTGCCAGCCGTCCTTCACCTGGGCCCAGGCAGGGACCTGGAGGAAGCTGGGCCCGTCCGCACCGGAGCGGGACGCGAGGAAGGCGCGGTAGACCTCGGGGGTCACCTGGCCGAGCCGCAGGGCGCGGCGCTCGGTGGGTGCGGCCGTCACGAGCAGGGCTGACACAACGGAAGCCTCCTTGTTCCGCCCCTCGGTGGTGGGGCGCACAGCAGGCTCACAGCCGAATTCGACGGAGTCGCGCGCCATATGTGACCGGACGATGACCGTTCTGCCTCAGCCCTTGTCATACGGACCCCGGGCCCTCCGCGCGGCGCGGGGAGCGACCTACAGTCCGAAACATCCCACTCGCTCCTCGTCCCAGCGGAGGTCTCCCGTGCTGCGCATACGCACTCCCCGTCCCGTTCTCGCGGCAGTCGCGCTGAGCGTCTCCCTGACGGCCTGTACGGCTCAGGCGGCGAGCGGACCGGCGGGGACGGACGCCGGGGACCCTGCGAAGTCTCGGCCGGCGAAGGTGACGGTCGTGGACCCGGCGGCCGGTGTCCCGGTGACGGTGACCGCGACGGGCGGCACGATCTCCGAGGTGAAGGTCGTGGACGCGGACGGCGGTTCGCTCGCGGGGCGCGCGGCGGCGGGCGGCGCCCGCTGGGTCTCGGACCGCAAGGCGGCGCCGGGCACGCAGTACACCGTGGAGGTCACCTCGCGTACGGCCGACGGCAAGGAGTCGACGACCAGGTCCTCCTTCCGTACGGCCGCGGCGGACAAGGTCAACAAGCTGACCCTCGCGCCCGGCAAGAACACGACCGTCGGCATCGGCCACCCCGTCTCGATCGTCTTCGACCTGCCGGTGACGAAGAAGGCGGACGTCGAGAAGCAGCTCAAGGTGACCACCTCGAACGCGACCGAGGGGTCCTGGGGCTGGGTCAAGGACTACTCCGGCCGCGACAGGGCGGACTGGCGCCCCCGTACGTACTGGAAGCCCGGCACGAAGGTCACCCTGGAAGCGGACCTGAACGGCACGGACTCGGGCGGCGGTTGGTTCGTACGGGACTACCGCACCGGCTTCACGGTCGGCTCCGCGCAGATCGTCAAGGTCGACCTGGACCGTCATCGGCTGACCCTGGACAAGGACGGGCGGACGGTCCGTACGATCCCGGTCTCCGGCGGCACCCCGGGCGGCGACAAGCGGTCCTGGCGGGGCACCGCCGTGCTGATGGCGAAGGAGGGGACCATCAACATGAACTCGGAGACGGTCGGGCTCGGGGACGCGTACGACAAGGACGTCGACTACTCGATGCGGCTGACCTGGTCGGGCATGTACGCGCACGCGGCCCCGTGGAACGCGGCGTACTTCGGCAACGCCAACAAGAGCTCGGGCTGCATCGGCATGAGCGACGAGGACGCCGCGTCCTTCTACGGCGCGGTGAACGTCGGCGACCCCTTCGAGATCACCGGCAAGGACACCAAGGGAACGGTCGACGAGGGCAACGGCTACGGGGCGTGGAACGTGAGCTGGGAGCAGTGGAAGAAGAAGAGCGCCCTCGCCTGAAGGGCCGGCCCCGGGGCGTTCAGCCGAGGGCCTTGCGCCAGTCCCGCATCTCCCAGATCAGGACCTCCGCATCGGTCATGGCGTCGAGGGTGTGCCCCCGGGCGTCGGTGACACGGGCGGCGTCGCCGGGGTGCAGCGGCTCCCCGTCGAGCCCGACCGTGCCCCGTACGACATGGACGTACACGAAGTCGGCGGA
This sequence is a window from Streptomyces sp. NBC_00691. Protein-coding genes within it:
- a CDS encoding ATP-binding protein, whose protein sequence is MKACVTPDEDTGHEGHGGYGGHGGHDGQGGHGGRADHDGHGTSRRGRASRSGGRSPRLRPHPFGLRTRLVLAFLLVAMVGCGTTAALTYRAARNAILEQTQDTAVSAFREQVEGLGVSLPVEPAMLRDSLMQIARQGKPRTWRVYAEYGTLRVSSTDRPSSSVITPELRARAADDEAVPHGSFQRVVKNGTPYLTIAVPAVFLARSAEGPPQRTGLVFYAVMELDEEEANIEAMVTAARDGALPALAIALIPALIAARGVLRPVRELRHAAHSMGRGRLDTRIHAEGSDELADLARTFNESAAELERSVAELRNAEARARRFASDVSHELRTPLAGMLAVTEVLDEDAGSLDSDTARAVRLISAETGKLAVLVEDLMEISRFDARAAELHTDEVDAADCVRKTLQHRHWTDPAQVVPYLAEGIRARLDPRRFDVVVANLVGNALRHGGAPVTVRLWAEEDRLVTEVADRGPGIHPDVLPHVFDRFYKADQARTRSAGSGLGLAITLENVRLHGGTVTAANDPDGGAVFTVRMPL
- the murJ gene encoding murein biosynthesis integral membrane protein MurJ, whose product is MTATLTAERPGRGRAKAKPSALRSGAVMAAGSLVSRATGFVRAAVVAAALGAAAVADGYAVGNTVPTIIYTLLLGGALNAVFVPELVKAAKEHEDGGVAYTDRLLTLCALALVALTAGAVLAAPLIVDTYTDYTGEQRETTLAFARACLPQIFFLGLFTLLGQVLNARGRFGAMMWTPVLNNVVVVSVFALFLVVGDGGSLTPGETALLGWGTTAGIVLQALALVPSLRAARFRWRPRFDWRGSGLATPLRSAGWLVLLVLTNQGAYWVTTLLATSAGGTVSGGGLAAYNNAYLLWSVPHGIITVSLVTALLPRMSAAAADGDLAGVRRDVSYALRTSQAAVVPAACALLALAVPLMTVVFRYGATSDDDIRAMSWILMAFAPGLVALSGQYVCNRAFYALRDTRTPFLLNLVIAGLNAGLSFAAYHHLPTRWAVTGMAAGYSLALWAGWGLTAYVLRRRLKGSAPASGGAGGPASGGSVPALARLLAAAVPAAGYGLLIADLTGPAGALPSGIAGALTVLTVFAVLAGPLRLTEVQALVSAAGGRLRGLAHRT
- a CDS encoding lipid II:glycine glycyltransferase FemX, with protein sequence MSALLVTAAPTERRALRLGQVTPEVYRAFLASRSGADGPSFLQVPAWAQVKDGWQHQLVGWGTESGELTGVALVLLRPFPGTRKYFAYLPEGPVADWADPDIDSWLSPLLGHLRSCGAFAVRIGPGPAYRRWNAATVKAAAGPGRRLSDVLADEVDPLGTAVSERLRARGWRRCGGESEDGADAQPRHVFQVPLTGRTPDDLWTGLNQEWRRNVRKARKSGVEITVGSAADLPEFYRLLRITEERDGFRLGRSLAYYERQYAVLNAEHPGRMKLYLARHEGEILAAHTMVAVGGRVWYQTGASADHRREVRPSNALQWRMMLDAHALGAAVYDLRGVPSTLDPGDRAHGLLRWKLGTGGQVVETLGEWETPMQGTTNHALFRAFQAYMARR
- a CDS encoding L,D-transpeptidase family protein, producing the protein MLRIRTPRPVLAAVALSVSLTACTAQAASGPAGTDAGDPAKSRPAKVTVVDPAAGVPVTVTATGGTISEVKVVDADGGSLAGRAAAGGARWVSDRKAAPGTQYTVEVTSRTADGKESTTRSSFRTAAADKVNKLTLAPGKNTTVGIGHPVSIVFDLPVTKKADVEKQLKVTTSNATEGSWGWVKDYSGRDRADWRPRTYWKPGTKVTLEADLNGTDSGGGWFVRDYRTGFTVGSAQIVKVDLDRHRLTLDKDGRTVRTIPVSGGTPGGDKRSWRGTAVLMAKEGTINMNSETVGLGDAYDKDVDYSMRLTWSGMYAHAAPWNAAYFGNANKSSGCIGMSDEDAASFYGAVNVGDPFEITGKDTKGTVDEGNGYGAWNVSWEQWKKKSALA
- a CDS encoding response regulator transcription factor, encoding MPRVLLIEDDPSVREGVELGLRRRGHEVRTAATGEAGLDALAEFRPDLLLLDLMLPGINGVQVCRRVRESSQLPIIMLTARGDDFDVVIGLEAGADDYIVKPARTEVIEARIRAVLRRIEEPAGGRAAVEFHGDLAVDRAGLTVAKAGERIALAPSELKLLLHLTAAPEQVFSRQQLLEHVWEHSYHGDARLVDACVRRLRNKIEDTPGEPRYIQTLRGFGYRFGPLGPL